In a genomic window of Quercus lobata isolate SW786 chromosome 4, ValleyOak3.0 Primary Assembly, whole genome shotgun sequence:
- the LOC115983651 gene encoding collagen alpha-2(IX) chain-like encodes MFALFFMLFTTIIAPLIPTLSSQPPPPLVPTLSSQPPPLPDSKFPSLTPPPPPTVPAYESPPIPHFPPFPPSLPDYNIWTPPSEPQPVSARFVLGCILVLSTSIALIAVTIYFIRRKGKKGDQGPKGDKGEKGEKGPKGDQGPDGPRGPRGYPGTSTCQSCSGRPGCQCRSSCQEKTGWW; translated from the exons ATGTTTGCCCTGTTCTTCATGTTGTTTACCACCATCATCGCACCACTAATTCCAACCCTCTcttcacaaccaccaccaccactagttCCAACCCTCTcttcacaaccaccaccactacccGACTCCAAATTTCCCTCCCTTACTCCGCCTCCACCACCAACAGTGCCAGCATATGAGTCGCCTCCAATCCCACATTTTCCCCCTTTCCCTCCATCACTACCAGATTACAACATATGGACTCCACCAAGTGAACCACAACCAGTATCCGCGCGGTTCGTGCTGGGGTGTATCTTGGTTCTATCAACATCAATCGCCTTAATCGCAGTGACGATTTACTTTATCCGGCGAAAAGGGAAGAAAGGGGACCAAGGGCCGAAAGGGGACAAAGGTGAGAAAGGGGAGAAAGGGCCGAAAGGGGATCAAGGGCCGGACGGGCCGCGAGGGCCGCGAGGGTATCCAGGGACGTCAACCTGCCAGAGCTGCTCGGGCCGCCCCGGCTGCCAGTGCCGTAGTAGCTGCCAGGAAAAGACAGGA TGGTGGTAA